One genomic region from Ruegeria sp. TM1040 encodes:
- a CDS encoding GNAT family N-acetyltransferase, producing MALRPARPEDASSLAALSVEVWVGTYLRQGITAHFADYVLSEFTPARMEALIHAPDQNIIVSQNEDGIDGYIRVSHRCPDPLAGGHQTEVATLYVQPRHQGKGLGRALLLAGLQAAHEAGATSIWLTTNSENAPAIAFYLAQGFERIGITQFRIEDQAYQNDVFARVLDH from the coding sequence ATAGCGCTACGCCCAGCCCGCCCAGAGGATGCCTCCAGTCTGGCAGCCCTCTCGGTAGAGGTCTGGGTCGGGACCTACCTGCGCCAGGGCATCACAGCGCATTTTGCAGACTATGTGCTCTCGGAGTTTACGCCTGCCCGAATGGAGGCATTGATCCACGCGCCGGATCAAAACATCATCGTCTCGCAGAACGAGGATGGGATCGATGGCTACATCCGGGTGTCGCACCGCTGCCCGGACCCGCTGGCGGGCGGCCACCAGACCGAGGTCGCCACGTTATACGTGCAACCTCGTCATCAGGGTAAAGGCCTTGGCCGCGCGTTGTTGTTGGCAGGCCTGCAGGCCGCGCATGAGGCGGGAGCGACTTCGATCTGGCTCACCACCAACTCTGAGAATGCGCCCGCCATCGCCTTCTACCTTGCTCAAGGCTTTGAACGGATCGGCATCACACAGTTTCGCATTGAGGATCAGGCCTATCAAAACGACGTTTTTGCACGGGTGCTAGACCACTGA